The window ccaggatatacgagcaatgcttcgaagacacctttaatcgaatactagtaacctacgaatatcctccactcttaccggccatgtttcactgccataaagtaggacggaacgaactgctgcacagtaaacccgtcctttagTTGGTTTTGCaaaaaaataaatgtcaaagaaaaaacaaaacaaaaatgtcaGTGAGCATCCTTTCCAAGAAACGTTTTACATGtgcataaaatatatttattaaatctCGAGATTATATTTTAACATCAATAATATCCAAACTAACAGTACTGAAATAAGCAGCAATAAAAACATTGACACTTTACTATTATTTGTCTGATGAAAacaattatcaaaataatgaggttttaatttcaataaaaagaTTAACTATACTGTAGTCAAAAGAAAAAGAATCAAGAAATAATCAGGTTAAATGTAGTTTACCTAATAAACCAGCGATCGAGCATATGACTTCATTTTAATATAGATAATTCAATTGTAAATCAAAAccttatttcaatagttgagatcatgagtcaattgacgttagaccaccattgaaaacctggaggtattaaaaggccgtttcgtcctattgtgggacccctcagcagagTGCATccacatccagtgcttccaagtttttcatggtgatctaatttcaattacctcatgatctcaactattgaaattactatgatatccacaaaaatcccttctgatactaaaaccTACTTCTTTGAAGGTGATTTTAATAACCAATCAAAACAATAAGAGATACTAGATTATCCTATCAAATAATCactaatattttaataaattattattgaaatggaTCACTTAATAAGGAATCTTATAAATTTAAACTGCTTAATAGCAGGAAATGCATACAAGGTCATCAATAGGTAAACAATAATTTTCAAACTTGATTTTAATTACAAATAATGAcgataaattataattttgagAAATGAATCTTAAAACTTCGTAGATGTGAGCACAGTATCACTTGGctaattaatatttttaaatataactcTTAATCAATATAAAACTTCTATATAAACCCATGTTAATAAACAGTCTGTTACAGCACATAATTAAGTAATGAGACTGAATTAGACAAGATGTAAACAAGTAAAAATAGGTAAATGTGTAGGTGaatcttaataataaataattagatgaATAAAACATCTATTAATAAGTGAAAGAATCGACACAAACTCTACGTGAAATACAACAAAGAAGACATCATTACATTACAACAAACTGAATAGTTATTTCCATATGATACTCATAACATGTGACAAATGTCATGAGAGTTCAACGACGTAAACAACACTCCTCTTGACTCATTAACTCAATTATTTTCTACAAATTCATTGACACGTAATGAAAACCAAATAAATTgcaataagaaaataatttaactttAATTAACACTATTCAATTGATATACAGAATTACCAAATAATTATGTTATTTGaatgtaaatattattatttttgatagtattctattgaattatttatttaggaAAATGTAACATTCTCACTTATTACTTGTAAGGATATCATTACTGACATTACCCTTTGGTCATTCAACGTCAAATGAATTAACATCGACAATCTACCATGTTATCTATCACTTTCTGTTGActgttttcttacagatatcgCTTGAATATGTATGCTGAAATCTTTCTACTTCATTATCAGTTGTAATGTTTTATATAACCATTGTAATGTTATGGCTTATCTGTTGACTTGTTTTAATGAAGAGTTTACGTAATCAAATCTTTAAAATCAATTACAACTATGTAAGCGAATCTGTTTAATAATTCACTATGAGAAACATTGTGTGTACAAATGAGAAACAATTTTGTTGACTTTTTAGAGTCATTTTAATTTTCAGTTGATAAATGGATACCTTTTCATGAGcaaattatttttgtaatttacttTCTTACTTGTGGCTGTTACTCCGAATGGAGCATAGGCgtccgaccagcattctccaacccactctgtcctgggccttatATTTATACTTACGTAATTCCTGACATTAACTATATATAGTTTGATAGACGTGAAGAAGCTTATTATTGAACCTTGAATTCCTATGATTGTTTGATAGACGGGAATTTAGACAGAAAATTTTATAAACCATCTTAGGTTCTTAAAGTCTAAAAACGAAATATTTAAGGAATAAAAATGACTTCTAAACACAACAGGAGTAAAACATTTAATGAGTAAAATGCTGATAGATATAACACACAATGTTTAGAATCTAGCTGAATGTAAATGAATGATACCATAAATTTAATTGTATCACTTCTGAATCGCATTTCATAgtttatttcatcatttaaagTGTTCAAGTTAAATGTCTGCACAATTACGGATGTTATTAAGCTTTCTCTTATGATTCTGTTATAATGTAGCACTTCTTTCTCTAATCTTCTTACTAACTTATTCCCATTctaaataatattatattttaagtTTGATGACAGTTAAATCCATTGAAATACGATTTCTGATCTTCTTGATTTATGAGAGGAGTCAACAATACAACCTTGAGATTCAATTTTAAAAATTGCTCGCAAAGCCTGATTTACTCCACCTGATTTACCAACATTCACAGTGTTGTTAAATATAATGTCGTTAAGAATGGTGTATATTAagagttattatttttttcatcttAGAGTAAATAACCTCTGTTGCTAGAGAAGATTCTTTTTCATATACATTTGTAGattgattatatttttgtaattgGTAGCTGAATATTTTAACTTGAATCAATTTTGGAACCTCTATCTGATAATTCCCAAACAGTGTCCATGtcataacttgtgaccgccaattagagagcagtgacttgtCGATAGGATCAATGACGCTTGAACCCATATGAACAGTCTAGGGTCCGATTTCTGCCTAGCCTAGCCAGTTAAGTCTATAACATTaatccgagcctctgcgatatgaatcattatatttcaaacatactgagtttatatatcaatcaaacagaccacaacgtacagtaaaatagaaaataacatttgtacaatatttggccaaatatggctgtgaatgtgggaggtagtgattaatagacagggaataattcaaaaATGCATagtcgtataataacagttcataggttaaaataaagattatgataaaagagacatgaatatgaatagtttagttaattaacaagtatacgataaaaatatatgtattgtattggtccacaaatggatcgCAAAATTACCACtaattattcttatcggggcataacaGTCCAGCAtaatttttgtatattatttgtGACTACTGGTAAATAACATTAAAAGTTCTTAAGTTAGTTTTTACACACTGATTGACATTAGCTGAAAGGAAAAActgttagatggtggttggaggtagtcaacaggaaaccctggacccgggtttcgtgctacttggcactcgtcagcaaggtgtacctgtaatcttgagggaactggtgctccctggcggatccgatctcgtgtcacccagcttcacagtcagagacgttaccactgagctatccgagccgtgactaacctcctgtaggactgagatgtaatcacaattgattgatcactgggtggtgatcaatctcatgcttgtctattccttaatagtgcagatcgaatgctatcgatcatgttgcaatgtggccaccagtctaggtgactcgacactgtaaAACTTCGACATGGTTTGGTGCCACTGACAATGACTTCTCACTTAAACTTCAGATATTCTTTCTGAATAAATTGAACAATcatcatatatttcttttttcatCTACTTTCGTATTCGTCAGCAAATTGTATTTATTCTACAAACAAGTGTAGCTCAAATGTCTATTTGATCTAAGTAAAGATCCAGGTCACTAAACTAAAACAACAGAAAAAAAACGTTTCTGAGATGAATAAGTAGCAGTTGAAGTTGTCTCTGCTATCAAAGTTCTACCTGCTTCATAACTAAATCATTGAAAGGATATCCCATGCTCGGACAAGATAGTTTCCTAATCTTTTctagttttcagtggttgtcaaATCAAAGTCCAAGAGGTAATGATACGAAATATTTTACAATAATTACAACTTTCTATGCTAAAAtaatatcattgtatttatttttGTACCACAATAACTTAATTGCACACTATTCTACTTCTTTAATAGAGAttcctttttttttcatttattttctgtCTGGCTTTAAGTTTGTATGACCTTCTGACGAGAATGTTAAACTACGTGATTATACAAATGAGTGAACATATTTCTATACAGAATAACATAATAAAATAAGACAATATACTAGGTTTATAGAATTAAGCTTAACTGAGATGAAATATAATTAACAAGAAGATTGAAGTAAATAATAGATTAGCATTAAGACGAGAGAAAACTTGATTTAAGCTAATATATGTAAATACTCTATATTTCCATAATAAAGTACAAGATTTTCTTGAAAACGATAACACTAGTAACAAAATTGGTTATCTTGTACAATGtcatcaattaatcaatcttcTAAACTTTCACTTAAGTTGTATTGCGGTATACATATCGATGTAACTTCACAAATGTCTGTTATTCGATATTGTGATACAGCTTTATTTTTCAGAAAGAAGTATGCCATTTGTCTGAAAGTcatctacttaaaaatttaTGTTAAATCACGGTTTACGGCTATTAACCGAGTTTATTTTATCTCTTGGTATTCATCAAATCTTCTTGGTTTCCTCTTTTCTATACAGTTTTATCAAAAATAGGCTTCTCATGACCATATTTGATTTCTCCTGCTTTTGAGGACAAAGTTTAATATCCGAAGACTCTCATCCACtcgaagtaaataaataacctagTCCTATCTGCTGATAAAGCTGAGATAATTTTATCCTCTGAACGCTTTGAATAACAGTACAAAATGCTTATCATACATTTAACCTCATCATATCAAACTGTTTCAGAACTCGTGGTTTCAGTACTTTATCCATCTCATCTTTTGTTGGGATTCTTAAAAGCCTTAGCGAGTTAGTGGCTGACGAGAGTTCAGAATAGGTATAAGATGTTGACCTAGTTTTTTTATCTTACGTCACCTGTCATTCAGCCGATGCTGCCGCCTATATGTCATAGGGAAAGTATGATTTTGAAGTATGATTCCCGAGGAGAGAAATCATGAGTAGATTACTAGTGTCTGATTATGAATACCGTTGCATTTTGAATGAATACTTCAGTCGCGAAGTGTTAAGAGGTAATTTTAAGCGTAAATTAATGAGTAAAGTAAATAAACTAATGAACCTTTGCCATATATGATAATTAAGACGTATATTCAGTGTATATAACTACCAAGTACATTGACGTCCCTTACTAGTGAGTACAATATTCAGTTCAAAATATGCTAGGACACATCAATGACTTTTGATTTAACGCATTTTCAAAAACGCAAACTTCCTAGTATGGGTCAGTGACACAATCCAAACCTGTGGTCAGAGACCTTAGGTGGGATATCTTGAAATCCTTCAAGGTAACACAGGCATTCTTTCTTTCCTTATTTACTACTATTGTCAATATGTTTCACTCCATAGCTCGCCAATTAGTCATTTTTCATTTCTATCTTGATATGAACCTGAATACATATGTATCAAATCTTATCTTGTTAACATCCACACTTATTTACCATAATACATCTAAAAGGTGTAGCTCCTTCACACAGAAACTCTCATTTTCACGGTGCATTAAATTTGACACCTGATCTGATAGTTAAAGAACAAACGCATAACAACATATATTCAGTAACAACTCGACGACTTCTAATTTCGCACTTTTCCTGATCTAAACTTTGATAAATTATCattctatttattaattaaaaatttgAAAACTTCTCAATGGCATAAAATAGTGAGATATATTTGGCCCATAAATACAAATGATTACATATCTATCACTTTTTTCCAAACTCAAAGTATGTTGCAATTTACAACAGGAGATCATTCTTTTCTCACTTTTGTTTACCATAGATATGTTCAATTAGCCGATCACAAATAAACGCACACACACAAGAAAATAAATAGTTAAACAAATTTATCACAATGTCCTAGAACGAAATACACTAAATCTGATTGTTTACATTCTggctaaaatgtttttttttttaatatacgtGTACAGTAATCGGAATATTAAGAATaatgattaaaaaataatagtaatattagtgAAAACTAAAAGATATAAGGGTTTTCTTTTTTCATGAAACATAAAAAAGTAAAAACAATAGCGAAGAATTAGAATATTAGCTTTCTTTTACAACTAAAAATTCGTTTATTTTGCTCTACAACTGCaaattcagaaaaatatttgtataataatagcaataaagaGTAATTCTTCATGTATTGCATATAATAGCTGGTACAGAAAAAGTTTTTTAAGGTATATAGTTTCATTGCCTTTTACATAACAAAGCCAAATAgaattatataatttataaaatactgTGACTTTAATGTCATTGACTGACTAGAAATTCTCATgaaaaattatatgtatatatatatatgtatatatatatactttaatgATAGAAAACCAGATAACAGAAGTTATGGGAAGTTACAGAAAAATGCCGTGTGTAAAGAACTAAGTTTTTGAACTACTGTATGATGTGATCTAATAAGAAAAAAGTCGATTTATATTTGATCCTTCAATTTCATGATGATGTTTCCTTCAgcattaaaattatatatttcaaagTATAGTAAGATAATCATAGCCAAGAAACTAAATAAAGCGGGCCAGTTTCTGAATTATCGGAGAATTTTATCAAGCCAACAAAACAGATGAAAGAACTAAATATAAACAATAGTTTCTTGTGTGTGCAGTTTTTTAGTTTTGTCGTGAACATGACGCTGCTATGGCTGCCGCTCCTTTTCCACTTCCATCTTCAGATAAACGTAGACAGAactatattgaaatatatataaaacagtGATTATTATAAATGATACTTTAGAGGgacataaattaaaaatattacaATTAATACTTCGTTTACgttaatttcattgttttaaacaTATCAgccttttaatatttttttatgtaCATGTACGTTAATTACTTCTAAGTGAAATGATAGAAACTATGAGACTTAAGTATTTTTTCTCAGGCGAAATAATATTCACATAAATAGATCTGCACCCaatcgtaatctcttcaaaatAGAAGAAATTAGAGCAGTAAATTGGTAATTTATCCTTCTCCAGagaatatttcattattgttatgaATTTTTTCAAGCAATGCAATATATAAAATACCTAGCAATAAAGTATGAGAAgtattttgaaatataataaaaacattgaattttcatttactCGTGTATTCTTTGGCTTTAGTTTATCAACCATATCTGTCATTCGTTCACAAAACTTCGGATGGAATTTATATAAAGAGCCATCAACGCCAATAGTTACTTCTGAGCGGTTTATTCTCCGAAGAATGCAAGCAATACCTGAAAATAGATGAACGAGAATTCAGTTATTAAATGTTCAGTGTGTTATAATATTTGTAGTATTCTATTGAAAAATACGGCAATCTATGCATAACAGTTCATGCGATAAAAATCGATGGACCCACCTGCGCCTGCTAGATAAGCCGCCCGTTTAACGACCATTTCACAGGCATATCGTACTATGCGGTTATCTATCGGCTCAACAACAGGGACACGCAAGTCATCAGTAAGCATATAGTGAGTATTGTATAAAAGGTGAGCAGGATctctaaaacaaaatttttaacaaaataaGATTTTTATATAGAGACAACACGTGAAATGTGATATAAATGGAAAGAGAAATATAGTTTTAATTGTCAACACCGAGAAATGATTGTTCCCGAATTCATACTACGGTTCAACGGtccaaagaaaataatttactatCATGGTTTGTTACGTACTTCATGTACCAAAAAGTATTAATCTTTTGACTGAGTGAAGGGTAGAAATGCAAGCTGCAAAAACGAAAGCATCAACATAATTTAATTCACCGGTGCAAAACCAAGTTTCAGTTTTTTCTGTTTCGCTTTATTGGCCACATGATTTCGTTAATCTACATCAGTCGTAAATTGATCAGTAACTTTTGAATAATGACTGTTATATGTGGAAATTAGACAACTGGTAGTAGGAAATCACAGTTTGTAATGCTGAGTAACTTTGTGCTGTTATCACAAAATAGAGTTAAAAGATTATAAAAGTATACCGAGTTAGCCACAGGGTCTATAAATGATCATCAAGTTTAAAAAATCTATAAATCTTCATGTGGAAAATGAAAGCTGAAATCACAAGTCAATCTAAgcaagaccaccattgaaaacgtggaagcactggagggccATTTTGTTCTAGTACAATCCCCagaattgataaaaataaaagcaCTGTATATTTCTGGTGTCATTCTTACTTATCATAATAATCAGCTAAGTGAAACCAAATATCATTTCGCGTTAAATTAAAAGTGGCAAAAATACATGCATTTTGTTATAAACATCATTTTAGTATGTAAAACTAAATCGATTAAAACATCAGCGTTTCAAATAAACCTTACCTTTCAACATCTGTTAAGTATCTAGTCAGCAGAGAATTGCTTACTTTCAAACGTTCAGGGAGTTCCCCACGAAAGAGAATTTTTTGTTCAACAAGGTAAACAAGGATGTGGCGAACTAACTCACCAAGGTACATCCCAGATACCATTTTTTCATATCTGAAGATAATACAGAACaggaataaattataaaatgattttgGATGTTTGAAAAACATACTTCTGCATGATGTGTTGAATGGGAAAAACTGAAACTCTCGATTCAAGGACTTGTTAATAATAAACACTGTTGCTATTTACTAatgtgtatgaaataatttGAGAAAAATGCTTTTACAAAGGAATAGTTCTAAACTTGGAAACAACCAGTTATAAAATCATCCCCGGACCTAAATAACAATGTTTTAGATGCTTGCAAGAGCTTATgacaaaatatcaacaaaataatTGTTGACTACAATAATTTTAAGTATCTATAAAATAAGACTAACAGTTGTTTTCCTGGGTGAAGACTGTCTATATCCATTGTTTTGTCAAACTGTGTTCTCCAACAGTCCAATTCCCCTTTCTCGCCGAATGCACCCCACTCTGTGTTTATAACGACTTCGGGTTCTTTCACGCCATTCATCAACTCGACTTTCGAAGAGTCCTCAATGTAAGCAACGTTTGTTCCCGTCCCTGTAAAACAGGAAGATTGGAAAACAGTTGGATAAAAATACTTGGATAAAACCTTTGTCAGTCAGGTACTAAATGCACTTGGTAAACCATCAAGCGTTACATATATTTATGTGTACACGCATTTTCAAAATTTTACCTCGGTAATGAAATAAAACACTTACCAACTATCAATCCAACGGCACATTTTGAGTCCTCAAGAGCACACGACGCAAGTGTTCCAACTGTATCATTTACAACTGCAACACACTTCACATTTAATCCCTGCAACAAATAGAAATTTAAACAGTTAATTACATAAACGTGATACTTCATCCAGAATAAACGACGTCCTACATCTTCCGATGCcaataatgattataatgaatcaaaattttaaaacaaaaaatacatcTAACttaaaaacattgaaaaatgTTAACTATTTGCAAACAAAGTTTTCTGGTCGTACACCCATTAATGAAACAGTTTTTGAGATAGAAAATTACTGActctgtaatttattttatctCAGTCCTAATTTTACTACGCAGAGACCATAATTGTTGAAACTCTTGTACACTCATTCTTAATTCACTTCATATGCcgattttataatgaaaaagacTGTAAACACATTCGCATGAATGGGCTAACACCCGGGATGTTAACTTTTAATCAgactcaaataaataaactgtgaGAAGCCATTACACTAAGACGAAAATATCGTGGTCACAAAGCAACCCAGAATAACCTAGAGTTAAGTACGTTAGTCGTTGGGAAGGAACGATAAGTTCCTTTGAATGCCAAATATATAATGTCAGTATTGATATGGCACCACAACTAACATAGGCTCGTTTGTTGAAGCGTACTCATGCAATCAAAATCAAGTCACTTTTACAATTTCTCAATAAAATAGCAGTATCTTACGGCAAGTAACTActgttttaataaaatcaacCCTGTAAAAGCACGATTTAGCAACTGCACTCACTCTTTTATCTAGCTCATTTTGCAGCAATTCAGCAACATTATGACCTTCTACCCCATCTGCGGAGAACCCTTTTGTCCATCGCACCAAAGTAGCATGAGTGAGGCCTTTCTGGACACATGGAAAAGAGAACGTGAATCCGAGGTCGAACTTTTTGTCCTTCATTCCGTTGTTTTCCAGAAAGTCAGCCAGTGTCTCAGCAATATATTTAAAGAGCTACGTAAGAAAGATAATAATAAGCAATTTATCAAACTGTTTCTAGAAATATACATCTTTTTTATTAAGTGATCCTAACTAATATAAAACAAGCTAGCTGTgcaatttatttttcattgtataCGCAAAAAAAGCCAACACAGAATGTTTGGAATAGAATCTAAAAGAATGCAAATTATATTTTAAGAATATGATTGTAATGAGTCACTTCAGGCTATATAGCTTTCTACAACAATGACAGCTCTGTCCAATATGTATTAGTTCCAAGCTCTACGTTTATTATAGCTGGCTAATGAGATGATTTGAAAAGACTCAGTGAAAATCCAATGCAAGTTTAAAATAGGGTTTGAACACATTTCATACTTTTTATGAATTTCACAAACATTCTCAGTCCGTAGGTCCTCCACCTCTAGAAAATAGCTTTGATTAAGCAATGGAAACCAGAAAAACGTTTAGACTAAATTATCCATAATCTAGCCTAAGAGAAGTAATACGATTAGCTAACCTGATACAAATGCGTGCAATCACCTACGAGACAGTATTGTTTAACTGTTTATGTGTCTGAAAAGCCACCTTAAACAAAATTGTCTGAGAgttactagaacttcaggagttTAGATTCAGGGCAAAGTGCATTTAACTTAGTTTAAATAACGTATTTTATGGTAAAAATTGCTTTTGGTATGGTTATTAAATCacaattcataaataaaatgcagatattttcaaaatttaaaGAATTAGTATTTCACTACATAGAAGTAGCAAATATTGCCCAGGAAATTCACCCACAACCCTTCATATGAGGAAATACCAAAGACATGTTAGTCCGTTGCCTTCAAACCAGGCTATCAAACAAAGTCAGATATCCCGAGAGTCGAATAAATCTTGGTTGAATTGGATAGAGTAATCTCTCGTGGACTAATGAGTTTAGTCTTAAACCGAAGGAAATTTCCAAAGTTATGCCATATTTAACACTTGAATAAACTAGCTAGTTTACTTGATAAGACGAAATCAAGACTAAAACTGGTTCATCTCATGGATTTAAAAGGAAATAGGATAGAAAAAATTAGCCGATGTGAAAATAGGAACAAAAATAAGATATTGGTCAAGTTACAAAAAATAAGCTTGACATTACACCTAACCTCCGTTCCAGAACCCGACATTTTTTCTGCAGGAATACAGTAAGTTCTCTCTTGGATTGTTGGAGATTTTCCTTTGCCTTCAAGAGTTACTGAAAGCACTCGATAGTTTGTTCCACCAAGATCTAAAGCTAAGAAACTTCCAGTTTCTACGAAGATATAAAACATTTAATGTTAA of the Schistosoma haematobium chromosome 4, whole genome shotgun sequence genome contains:
- a CDS encoding hypothetical protein (EggNog:ENOG410V4CM~COG:G); this translates as MLTDDLRVPVVEPIDNRIVRYACEMVVKRAAYLAGAGIACILRRINRSEVTIGVDGSLYKFHPKFCERMTDMVDKLKPKNTRFCLRLSEDGSGKGAAAIAASCSRQN
- a CDS encoding hypothetical protein (EggNog:ENOG410V4CM~COG:G), translated to MVFSDKQLFEKVVEILKPLDLSVVDYEEICDRMGESMRLGLQRSTNEKSSIKMFPSYVTRTPNGTETGSFLALDLGGTNYRVLSVTLEGKGKSPTIQERTYCIPAEKMSGSGTELFKYIAETLADFLENNGMKDKKFDLGFTFSFPCVQKGLTHATLVRWTKGFSADGVEGHNVAELLQNELDKRGLNVKCVAVVNDTVGTLASCALEDSKCAVGLIVGTGTNVAYIEDSSKVELMNGVKEPEVVINTEWGAFGEKGELDCWRTQFDKTMDIDSLHPGKQLYEKMVSGMYLGELVRHILVYLVEQKILFRGELPERLKVSNSLLTRYLTDVERDPAHLLYNTHYMLTDDLRVPVVEPIDNRIVRYACEMVVKRAAYLAGAGIACILRRINRSEVTIGVDGSLYKFHPKFCERMTDMVDKLKPKNTRFCLRLSEDGSGKGAAAIAASCSRQN
- a CDS encoding hypothetical protein (EggNog:ENOG410V4CM~COG:G); amino-acid sequence: MVFSDKQLFEKVVEILKPLDLSVVDYEEICDRMGESMRLGLQRSTNEKSSIKMFPSYVTRTPNGTETGSFLALDLGGTNYRVLSVTLEGKGKSPTIQERTYCIPAEKMSGSGTELFKYIAETLADFLENNGMKDKKFDLGFTFSFPCVQKGLTHATLVRWTKGFSADGVEGHNVAELLQNELDKRGLNVKCVAVVNDTVGTLASCALEDSKCAVGLIVGTGTNVAYIEDSSKVELMNGVKEPEVVINTEWGAFGEKGELDCWRTQFDKTMDIDSLHPGKQLLVLFYRYLKLL
- a CDS encoding hypothetical protein (EggNog:ENOG410V4CM~COG:G) encodes the protein MFYIFVETGSFLALDLGGTNYRVLSVTLEGKGKSPTIQERTYCIPAEKMSGSGTELFKYIAETLADFLENNGMKDKKFDLGFTFSFPCVQKGLTHATLVRWTKGFSADGVEGHNVAELLQNELDKRGLNVKCVAVVNDTVGTLASCALEDSKCAVGLIVGTGTNVAYIEDSSKVELMNGVKEPEVVINTEWGAFGEKGELDCWRTQFDKTMDIDSLHPGKQLLVLFYRYLKLL